TTTCCTGCCCACACGAGAACCGCATGGCCATAAGGGTCTTTGTACCGAAGGAGCAAGCCCCGGGCGAGCGCCGCGTGGCCATCAGCCCGGCGGTGGCGGTCAAACTCAAGGCCCTGGGCGCAGAGCTGCTGCTGGAATCCGGTGCCGGTACAACGGCGGGTTTTCCCGACAGTCTGTTCAAGGACGTGCACCTGACGAGCGCCGCGGACGGCGCCGCAACGGCGGACGTAGTGTTCAAGGTGCTCGCACCCCTGCCCGCAAACATCGCGCGCATGCAAGCGGGATCAATTCTGATTGGTCTTTTGAACGCGCACCGCAATCTCGAAGTGGTCAAGGCGCTGCGCGACCGCAAGGTCACGAGCTTCGCCATGGAATTCGTGCCGCGCATTTCGCGTGCGCAGGCAATGGATGCGCTGTCGTCGCAGGCCGCCGCCGCCGGTTACAAGGCAGCGCTGCTGGCCGCAGAAAAACTCGCGCGTTTCTTCCCCATGCTGACCACCGCCGCCGGCACCATCCGTCCGGCCAAGGTGCTGGTGATCGGCGCGGGCGTCGCCGGCTTGCAGGCAATCGCCACCGCGCGCCGGCTGGGCGCCATGGTCGAAGGCTACGACGTGCGCAGTGCCGCGCGTGAGCAGGTGGAATCGCTCGGCGCGAAATTCGTGGATACCGGCGTGTCAGCGGAAGGCACAGGCGGTTACGCACGCGAATTAACCACCGAAGAAAAACAGAAACAGGCTGACGTGCTGGCGAAACACATGGCGCAGGCGGATGCGGTCATCACCACCGCTGCGATCCCTGGCCGCGCCGCGCCCAAAATCATTACGACGGCGATGGTGGACAGCATGAAACCCGGCGCGCTGGTCGTGGACTTGGCGGCCGAGTCCGGCGGCAACTGCGAGCTGACCAAACCCGGCGAAGATGTGTGGCACGGCCATGTGCTGGTGAGCGGTCCGCTGAATCTGCCCAGCCTGCTCGCGGAACATGCCAGCGACATGTACGCGCGCAATCTGCTCAACTTCTTCACGCCGCTGGTGAAAGACGGCAGCGTACACATCGACTGGAACGACGAGGTGTACGCCAAGAGCGTGCTCACGCACGAC
This Gammaproteobacteria bacterium DNA region includes the following protein-coding sequences:
- a CDS encoding NAD(P) transhydrogenase subunit alpha — its product is MAIRVFVPKEQAPGERRVAISPAVAVKLKALGAELLLESGAGTTAGFPDSLFKDVHLTSAADGAATADVVFKVLAPLPANIARMQAGSILIGLLNAHRNLEVVKALRDRKVTSFAMEFVPRISRAQAMDALSSQAAAAGYKAALLAAEKLARFFPMLTTAAGTIRPAKVLVIGAGVAGLQAIATARRLGAMVEGYDVRSAAREQVESLGAKFVDTGVSAEGTGGYARELTTEEKQKQADVLAKHMAQADAVITTAAIPGRAAPKIITTAMVDSMKPGALVVDLAAESGGNCELTKPGEDVWHGHVLVSGPLNLPSLLAEHASDMYARNLLNFFTPLVKDGSVHIDWNDEVYAKSVLTHDGVIRHEPTRRLAEG